Proteins from a genomic interval of Callospermophilus lateralis isolate mCalLat2 chromosome 1, mCalLat2.hap1, whole genome shotgun sequence:
- the Zcchc8 gene encoding zinc finger CCHC domain-containing protein 8 isoform X2, translating to MNNAISKQYHQEIEEFVSNLVKRFEEQQKNDVEKTSFNLLPQPSSVVLEEDHKAEESCAIKNNKEAFSVVGSVLYFTNFCLDKLGQPLLNENPQLTEGWEIPKYQQVFSHIVSLEGQEIQVKAKRPKPHCFNCGSEEHQMKDCPMPRNAARINEKRKEYMDACGEANSQNFQQRYHAEEVEERFGRFKPGVISEELQDALGVTDKSLPPFIYRMRQLGYPPGWLKEAELENSGLALYDGKDDADGESEVGEVQQNKSVTYDLSKLVNYPGFNISTPRGIPDEWRMFGSIPMQACQQKDVFASYLTSNFQAPSMKSGSKRSSSQSSPGSPKKQRKESSSADSPADMELDSDVEVPHGSQSSEAFQFQPPLPPGTPPPLPRGTPPPLFTPPLPKGTPPLTPIDSPQTRSTAVDEDALTLEELEEQQRRIWAALEQAESINSDSDIPVDTPLTGNSVASSPCPNDLDLPIPEGKTAEKPTLEESEQPDTCAKTAEVQPPSSPASETTLLCQNEEEESAEVSSRDALLDSGDVVSNCNVRNGGSQKPLQVDTRSSTASKVHSPIPDMSKFATGITPFEFENMAESTGMYLRIRNLLKNSPRNQQKNKKTSE from the exons CCATCTAGTGTTGTGTTAGAAGAGGACCATAAAGCTGAAGAATCCTGTGCCATTAAAAACAACAAGGAAGCATTTAGT GTTGTAGGAAGTGTCCtgtattttactaatttttgcCTTGATAAATTGGGGCAACCGCTACTAAATGAAAACCCTCAGCTTACCGAAGGATGGGAAATACCCAA GTACCAGCAAGTCTTCAGCCACATTGTTTCTCTAGAAGGGCAAGAAATACAAGTAAAGGCAAAAAG GCCAAAGCCTCACTGTTTCAATTGTGGTTCTGAAGAACATCAAATGAAAGATTGCCCAATG CCCCGAAATGCTGCTCGAATAAACGAAAAGAGAAAAGAGTATATGGATGCTTGTGGTGAGGCAAACAGTCAGAATTTTCAGCAACGATACCATGCAGAAGAAGTAGAAGAAAGATTTGGGAGATTCAAGCCAGGAGTTATTAG tgAGGAACTTCAAGATGCACTAGGTGTGACAGACAAGAGTCTTCCTCCTTTTATCTATCGGATGCGCCAGCTAGGGTACCCACCAGGGTGGCTCAAAGAAGCTGAATTGGAAAATTCAGGGCTTGCACTCTATGATGGAAAAG ATGATGCTGATGGAGAATCAGAAGTTGGAGAAGTACAACAGAATAAAAGTGTTACTTATGATCTGTCGAAATTGGTAAACTATCCAGGTTTTAACATATCTACTCCCAGAGGAATTCCAGAT GAATGGAGGATGTTTGGTTCCATACCAATGCAGGCATGTCAGCAGAAGGATGTGTTTGCCAGTTACCTTACTTCTAACTTCCAAGCG CCAAGCATGAAGTCTGGCAGTAAGCGGTCTTCCTCTCAGTCCAGCCCTGGTAGTCCAAAGAAGCAGAGAAAGGAAAGTAGTTCTGCAGATTCTCCCGCTGACATGGAGCTCGATTCAG ATGTGGAGGTGCCACATGGTTCTCAGAGCAGTGAAGCATTTCAGTTTCAACCGCCATTGCCTCCTGGCACTCCTCCTCCACTGCCACGGGGAACTCCTCCGCCTCTTTTCACTCCTCCACTCCCCAAGGGGACCCCGCCACTGACTCCCATTGACTCACCCCAAACCCGGAGCACAGCTGTTGATGAGGACGCACTGACTCTGGAAGAACTTGAAGAACAACAGAGGCGGATATGGGCAGCTCTTGAGCAGGCCGAGAGCATCAATAGTGACTCTGATATTCCTGTGGACACACCTTTAACTGGAAACTCCGTTGCCTCGTCACCTTGCCCAAATGATCTTGACCTTCCTATCCCAGAAGGGAAAACAGCCGAAAAGCCAACGCTGGAGGAGTCTGAGCAACCAGACACTTGTGCAAAGACAGCTGAAGTTCAACCTCCCTCAAGCCCAGCCTCTGAGACCACCCTGCTTTGTCAGAATGAAGAGGAGGAATCTGCAGAGGTGAGCTCCAGAGACGCTCTGCTCGACAGTGGTGATGTCGTATCAAACTGTAACGTCAGGAATGGAGGCAGCCAGAAGCCCCTTCAAGTGGACACCAGGTCTTCAACAGCCTCTAAAGTTCATAGCCCTATACCTGACATGAGCAAGTTTGCAACTGGAATAACGCCGTTTGAATTTGAGAATATGGCAGAATCTACTGGAATGTACCTCAGGATAAGAAACTTGTTAAAGAACTCTCCCCGAAaccaacagaaaaacaaaaaaacttccgAATAA
- the Zcchc8 gene encoding zinc finger CCHC domain-containing protein 8 isoform X3, whose translation MKDCPMPRNAARINEKRKEYMDACGEANSQNFQQRYHAEEVEERFGRFKPGVISEELQDALGVTDKSLPPFIYRMRQLGYPPGWLKEAELENSGLALYDGKDDADGESEVGEVQQNKSVTYDLSKLVNYPGFNISTPRGIPDEWRMFGSIPMQACQQKDVFASYLTSNFQAPSMKSGSKRSSSQSSPGSPKKQRKESSSADSPADMELDSDVEVPHGSQSSEAFQFQPPLPPGTPPPLPRGTPPPLFTPPLPKGTPPLTPIDSPQTRSTAVDEDALTLEELEEQQRRIWAALEQAESINSDSDIPVDTPLTGNSVASSPCPNDLDLPIPEGKTAEKPTLEESEQPDTCAKTAEVQPPSSPASETTLLCQNEEEESAEVSSRDALLDSGDVVSNCNVRNGGSQKPLQVDTRSSTASKVHSPIPDMSKFATGITPFEFENMAESTGMYLRIRNLLKNSPRNQQKNKKTSE comes from the exons ATGAAAGATTGCCCAATG CCCCGAAATGCTGCTCGAATAAACGAAAAGAGAAAAGAGTATATGGATGCTTGTGGTGAGGCAAACAGTCAGAATTTTCAGCAACGATACCATGCAGAAGAAGTAGAAGAAAGATTTGGGAGATTCAAGCCAGGAGTTATTAG tgAGGAACTTCAAGATGCACTAGGTGTGACAGACAAGAGTCTTCCTCCTTTTATCTATCGGATGCGCCAGCTAGGGTACCCACCAGGGTGGCTCAAAGAAGCTGAATTGGAAAATTCAGGGCTTGCACTCTATGATGGAAAAG ATGATGCTGATGGAGAATCAGAAGTTGGAGAAGTACAACAGAATAAAAGTGTTACTTATGATCTGTCGAAATTGGTAAACTATCCAGGTTTTAACATATCTACTCCCAGAGGAATTCCAGAT GAATGGAGGATGTTTGGTTCCATACCAATGCAGGCATGTCAGCAGAAGGATGTGTTTGCCAGTTACCTTACTTCTAACTTCCAAGCG CCAAGCATGAAGTCTGGCAGTAAGCGGTCTTCCTCTCAGTCCAGCCCTGGTAGTCCAAAGAAGCAGAGAAAGGAAAGTAGTTCTGCAGATTCTCCCGCTGACATGGAGCTCGATTCAG ATGTGGAGGTGCCACATGGTTCTCAGAGCAGTGAAGCATTTCAGTTTCAACCGCCATTGCCTCCTGGCACTCCTCCTCCACTGCCACGGGGAACTCCTCCGCCTCTTTTCACTCCTCCACTCCCCAAGGGGACCCCGCCACTGACTCCCATTGACTCACCCCAAACCCGGAGCACAGCTGTTGATGAGGACGCACTGACTCTGGAAGAACTTGAAGAACAACAGAGGCGGATATGGGCAGCTCTTGAGCAGGCCGAGAGCATCAATAGTGACTCTGATATTCCTGTGGACACACCTTTAACTGGAAACTCCGTTGCCTCGTCACCTTGCCCAAATGATCTTGACCTTCCTATCCCAGAAGGGAAAACAGCCGAAAAGCCAACGCTGGAGGAGTCTGAGCAACCAGACACTTGTGCAAAGACAGCTGAAGTTCAACCTCCCTCAAGCCCAGCCTCTGAGACCACCCTGCTTTGTCAGAATGAAGAGGAGGAATCTGCAGAGGTGAGCTCCAGAGACGCTCTGCTCGACAGTGGTGATGTCGTATCAAACTGTAACGTCAGGAATGGAGGCAGCCAGAAGCCCCTTCAAGTGGACACCAGGTCTTCAACAGCCTCTAAAGTTCATAGCCCTATACCTGACATGAGCAAGTTTGCAACTGGAATAACGCCGTTTGAATTTGAGAATATGGCAGAATCTACTGGAATGTACCTCAGGATAAGAAACTTGTTAAAGAACTCTCCCCGAAaccaacagaaaaacaaaaaaacttccgAATAA